gctaggagggGGAGTCGGGAAGGGGAACCTCTACACATTCACGCCAGATTCATCTGCGCATCGTAGCTTCATAGCTCCTCTGTAATCCcgatcaatacaatacaccaaaaacaggacgtaggggttttaccttccgagggccctgaacctgggtaaaccttgCGGTTCCCTAGTATTTGTTAGTCGACAAGATCGATGGTGCACCCCATGCTCTCCTTCAGTCGAAAATCCTCCAATCAGGGTATTGCCGAGGGAGCCCCTCGACAGCGGGCGGCCTCGAAGCACAGCGTGctctcggcgtcggcggccgaTTCGTTGGCCACGGGCAGCTTCACCCGCGCCACGAACGCCGCCCGGAGGCTCCGGTACATGGGGCCCGGGAGCGTCCGGATGCCGGTGCCAGAGTCGATGATCGTGCCCCCGGAGCCGGAGCCTGTCCCCTTGCCCGCGAACGCCAACGCGTTGAGAGGCAGCCTCGTCTTCCCCACGGTGATGCCTTTGAGGGTGAGGTAGTAGAGCGAGCCGTTGGAGTTCGCGAACGGCGTGGATTGGACCGGCCCCGTGGCGTGCGCTCCCAGGTTGTCCGGACCCGGCGCGCCGCCCAGGAACACCGGGCTGGTCCTGGCGTCCGCGATGGCCGTGAAGCAGTGCGAGAAGCGAGCCACCTTGAGCTGCGACGGGAGCGACATCGGGCCGCGGCTGAAGCCCGCTATGCCGGACTCGTTCGACTTGAAGATCCCCTTGTTATACTGCCCACAGCCGAACCGCACGTTCGGCACGGCCACGCCGGCGTGGGCCTTGCTGCCGTTGTTGCCCTGGGGGGATCTGAAGGTGAAGGTGTCCTCGACGATCCTGCCGGAGGTGATGGACTTGTCGGCGTAGTCGTAGAGGTAGAAGCAGGTGTTGTCGTTGAAGGTGCACCCGGAGAGAGGGTACTTCCCGCTGGTGCAGATTGGGTCGGAGCACGGGACGGCGAGGGTGGTTTGCGAGGCCAGCGCGTCGAACGTCGGGAACGGCTGGGCGAAGCAGACGTGGCACGCGCACTGCGTCCAGACGAGGTCGCTGCCCGTGTCCAGGGTCAGCGCCACGCGCTGCGGCCGCGGGGTGCCGATGCTCAAGTGGATCAGGTACTCGGAGTCGATGTCGGCGTCGCCCACCGTGCCGCGGGCCAAGGGCGCGGTCACCGCGTGGcttccggcgccggccgggcgagcggatgatgatgatgaggaagaggagtaGAGGCGGGACGCGCGGGCTCGAGACCGGGTGGCCAAGCGGCGGAGCAGCTCGCGGCTGGTGAAGCCGCGGCCGCTGTCGACGTGCGTAAGGTCGGCGCGCacggcgggggcggccggCGTCGAGGCGGACGAGAGCGCGAGGAAGAGGTCGTAGGGGAGAAGCTGCAACACTGAAATGGCCTTCATGGTGTGCACACTGAGTACTGCTGTACTGTGTGATAGTTCGATATGTGCGAGTCAATTCCCGCGCAGGCGCGCAGGTATTTTCCGTTGAGAATTGAGGTTGTCGACTTGTCCGTATGTTCTGGTAGCCGCGGGTCTTGTATATATAGCGAGGAGAAATCATGATCTACTGGTGAATAGAAGTCCTATCCGAGACACTCTCAATTATTGTCCATAGAAGATTCCTTGGTGAATTAAGCACATCTCTGGGTAAAAAAGAAGTTTCAGTACATCTCAAACGCACTCTCATTTTGCTAGCATCGTGAGGAGATTGAGTGCACAAGCTTTCCCCGCGCAGGGCATGTGTACTCCAAGCCCATCAGCCTATTTATACGGTGCTGGGTCGAGGCCTCGAGGGGGGCGTACGTACTCAAGAAGCGCAAGCGTAGAACAATTATGAAATTTTACGGTTCTTCGTCGAAGCAAAACATGCACAACTGAGCAGATAGCCAAGCAAATTGGTGGCGTGATGCACTTTTGGAAAACAAAGAGCGACAAGAGGAATGATAAATCCACCAGGCAGCAGCGATGTGTTGTAGGGAGCCATTGCGGGATAAATTGCCGCTTGCGACACAACGTCCAGGACTTGCTGGTGGCTGCACTGCTGCAGGAGGCATACAAACAACTCGCGACTGGCGCTGGCAGCACAGCTTTGGACTTTGGAGAGAGCGGTGCAGGCGTGCCGAGTGGCTGTTAAGAAACTGCCAGTTGACTAGATTTTCCGATaaaaattctaaaaatatCGGCATTTTCCAGCAGGTTGTGAGTATCTGATACGTATCGTACTGTAGTATATTGTGATTTTACGATCCTACCGTTGGCCGTTGTCAAATGATACGTATCATGCTGGCACATTAATCCGGTAGTATCTTACTTGTATCTCGTGGATTttctattactccctccgaccggtattacttgtttcaaatttgtccaaatacagatgtatctatgtgtaaaaagcgtctagatacatgtaatattcgacaagtaatttcgaCCGGAGTGAGTATCATATTACAAAATCGATACCATGAGATCCTAGCTTATGCCAAGAGGAGGAAAGGTTTATGCAAACTAATCCAGGAAAACACGGCATGCAAACTAAAACAAATTGGCTTATGCAAACTAGATATGCTATACATTGAGTGAACAGCAAGATAAGAGATGTAACCACACAGTATGATCAACAGAACAGATACTCAAACCTAACAATTGGGTTATCCTGCGTCGAAGCAGTGAATCACAGGTGCTCTACCTATGTAGtacctctgtttctaaatacaAGACATTTTAGTTTTGTCCAAGTCAAACTTATTAAAGTTTGAAAAAGTTTATATATCTGCAATATCAAATAATTATGCTATAAAGATATATATCgtgatggatttaataaaactaattcaGAGTTATAGATATCggcaatttttttataaacttgatcaaacttaaagaaatttgatttaggacaaaaAAATCGAAAAGGAGGATGTTCCTCCGGCCTCTGACCTCAGGACAAAACTAGACCATCGTATATTCAGAAAAAGGAGGAGTATATACAAAATCATTTGAGTAACAAACatggaataaataaatatggaTTGTAAAATTGAAAGTGTCCATTATCAGATATTTTCATTCAGAATGAAGGGTGAGTGCAGAGTGCATAAGAACGCTACGATGGGTGAGCAAACGGAACACGTCGCCATATGTGACACCTGAATGTGAAATGAAGACCCATCTATGTCGCACTCCCAGTGCCAGTGAATTTCTAGAATTGAGCAGCATGTCGGATAGTTAATACCCCGAGATTCTAACGCGGAACAGGCAAGGAAAGGTACTTAGAAAAGCAAGACAAACACATATAACACAGTTTTGCAGCATCAGGTTCAGTAGAAGATGGCACATGGGACATGGTACGAACGATCGCCTCGTTCCccaccggcgacggcgagggccTCTTTTCGCTACGAAAGGACTGCAAATATATCGCGATATCGACACCAAGATGCTTTGACAAAGCAGCAGGACTTCCcatcaaaaagaaaagcagcaGGACTGAAGCAGAACGCGATAATGGACGAGCACCGGACTACTCGCCGCTCGTTAGGGACAATCACCACATCCTCCTGTGCTATCTTCCATGGATAGGCTGGGCTTAAAGCCTAGCAGGCTAGCAGGAGGCAATAAGCTTTGTGCCCTATAGTTGGATCTTGATTCTTCGTTATGGTGCAGGGATAGAATATCAGAGATATGACTG
This is a stretch of genomic DNA from Brachypodium distachyon strain Bd21 chromosome 1, Brachypodium_distachyon_v3.0, whole genome shotgun sequence. It encodes these proteins:
- the LOC100830377 gene encoding aspartic proteinase nepenthesin-1; protein product: MKAISVLQLLPYDLFLALSSASTPAAPAVRADLTHVDSGRGFTSRELLRRLATRSRARASRLYSSSSSSSSARPAGAGSHAVTAPLARGTVGDADIDSEYLIHLSIGTPRPQRVALTLDTGSDLVWTQCACHVCFAQPFPTFDALASQTTLAVPCSDPICTSGKYPLSGCTFNDNTCFYLYDYADKSITSGRIVEDTFTFRSPQGNNGSKAHAGVAVPNVRFGCGQYNKGIFKSNESGIAGFSRGPMSLPSQLKVARFSHCFTAIADARTSPVFLGGAPGPDNLGAHATGPVQSTPFANSNGSLYYLTLKGITVGKTRLPLNALAFAGKGTGSGSGGTIIDSGTGIRTLPGPMYRSLRAAFVARVKLPVANESAADAESTLCFEAARCRGAPSAIP